AAGTAAAAAAAGGAAACAAATGCTAGAAGCTCTTAGCTTAAATTTTATGCAAAACGCCCTGCTGGCGGGCATCCTCGTTAGCATCGCCTGCGGCGTGATCGGCACGCTCACGGTCATAAACCGCATGGTTTTCATCGCGGGCGGCATCGCTCACGGCGCATACGGCGGGCTTGGCATCGCGTTTTATTTTTCGCTCGAGCCGCTGCTTGGAGCGAGCCTGTTTTCCGTATTTTTGGCGCTACTCATCGCCACGATCACGCTCAAAGATAAAAGCAAGATGGACTCCGTTATCGGTGCGCTGTGGGCGTTTGGCATGGCGTTTGGCATCATCCTCACCGACCTAACGCCCGGCTACAACGTCGATCTCATGAGCTATCTTTTCGGCTCGATTTTGGCCGTGCCACAGGGCGATCTTCTTTTCATGACGGTCGCAAACTGCGTCATACTCGCGTCCGTCGCGCTATTTTACCGCCAGTTTGAGGCGCTTAGCTTTGACGCGGAGTTTGCCAGGCTGCGCGGCGTGAAAACAACGCTGCTCTACTACGCACTAACGTGCATGATGGCGCTAAGCGTCGTGATGACGATACGCGCGGTCGGACTCATCCTGGTTATCGCGCTGCTCACGATCCCGCCCTATATCGCAGGCGTGGTCTCGAGCCGTCTGGGCACGATGATGCTAAACGCCGCGCTCATCTCGGCCGCGTTTTGCGTGAGCGGGCTGTGGCTAAGCTTTGAGGCGAATTTAACCAGCGGTGCTAGTATCATCCTCATCGCTTCGGTTTGCTTTTTTATATTTACGGCGGTAAAAAGGCGGTAGGCTCGGCGTTTTTGGGTTAAATTTGATCAAATTTAACTCGTAGTCTGCGGCGTAAATTTGACCTCAAATTTACGATGACACAGGCAAATTGACCCCGCAAATCTAAATCAGAAAAATTCCTTCTCCAAAGGTTGCATCGCGTTGCCGTCTGCGTCGAAAAGCACCCGCCCGCAGACCTCGCAAACCTCGTCTCTTGGCGACGGCTCGTCCGCATCCAGCTGCCACGCGGACATCTCGCCGCACTCGCAGTTTATGACGTAAAGGATCTGCCTTTTGCGGCGCTTGCCCCACGGCACGATATCCCAAAATAGCTCCTCGCGCTTTGCCATTTTCTTAAAGTCTTTTTCGGCGTCCTTGTGTGCTATGAGTAGGTAATAAGCGTCGTTATGCAGATCCAAAGTAAATA
This is a stretch of genomic DNA from Campylobacter showae CSUNSWCD. It encodes these proteins:
- a CDS encoding metal ABC transporter permease, which translates into the protein MRVSARNAKNAEKSKKRKQMLEALSLNFMQNALLAGILVSIACGVIGTLTVINRMVFIAGGIAHGAYGGLGIAFYFSLEPLLGASLFSVFLALLIATITLKDKSKMDSVIGALWAFGMAFGIILTDLTPGYNVDLMSYLFGSILAVPQGDLLFMTVANCVILASVALFYRQFEALSFDAEFARLRGVKTTLLYYALTCMMALSVVMTIRAVGLILVIALLTIPPYIAGVVSSRLGTMMLNAALISAAFCVSGLWLSFEANLTSGASIILIASVCFFIFTAVKRR